In one window of Bacteriovorax sp. BAL6_X DNA:
- a CDS encoding VOC family protein, whose protein sequence is MSVSAIGIACKNIEKTIQFYNLLNFDFIEYGKGHYEATQENGLRIMLDSFDLLKEINNDWKEPVNSGITLCFQQTTPSEVDKLFQRIVDAGFEIEKSPWDAFWGQRYASVRDPNGNQVDLFAQT, encoded by the coding sequence GTGAGTGTAAGTGCTATTGGAATAGCTTGTAAGAATATTGAAAAGACTATTCAATTTTACAACTTATTAAACTTTGATTTTATAGAGTATGGAAAAGGCCACTATGAGGCGACACAAGAAAATGGACTAAGAATAATGTTAGATTCATTTGATTTGCTTAAAGAGATTAATAACGACTGGAAAGAGCCTGTAAACTCTGGAATTACTCTATGTTTTCAACAAACAACGCCTAGTGAAGTGGATAAGTTATTTCAACGTATCGTCGACGCTGGTTTTGAAATCGAAAAATCACCATGGGATGCTTTCTGGGGACAAAGGTACGCTTCAGTTAGAGATCCAAATGGTAATCAAGTTGATCTATTTGCTCAGACTTAA